One window of Nitrospirota bacterium genomic DNA carries:
- a CDS encoding bifunctional riboflavin kinase/FAD synthetase, with protein sequence MKLIDGIENLKDKLPYPVLTIGNFDGVHLGHQAIFKMLIERAREKNGTSIVFTFVPHPLRVIAPERSPKLLTTYKDKLKLIQDSGIDVIICTNFTKEFANIPAENFVTEVLCKTLGVKEIFIGSNYLFGKGRRGSPELLKELGEKCGFEVTIVDEIKISNTPLSSSGIRTLVAKGKVDEAAVLLGRLYSVEGIVVEGAKRGKSLLNVPTANLITANELLPKDGVYAVIAEIDGKKYGGATNIGYNPTFEEKKFSFETHILNFSGELLGKTIKIYFVKRIRDEMKFSSADALAAQMKKDIEDIRNIVKNHIA encoded by the coding sequence ATGAAACTTATTGACGGCATTGAAAACTTAAAAGATAAGTTACCCTACCCTGTCCTGACAATCGGGAATTTTGACGGCGTGCATCTCGGTCACCAAGCTATCTTCAAGATGCTGATAGAAAGGGCGCGGGAGAAGAACGGAACGTCGATTGTTTTCACTTTTGTGCCTCACCCCCTGAGAGTCATTGCCCCTGAAAGGTCTCCAAAACTACTTACTACGTATAAGGACAAATTAAAGCTGATACAGGATTCCGGCATTGACGTTATAATCTGCACAAATTTCACTAAAGAGTTTGCCAATATCCCGGCGGAAAATTTTGTAACAGAGGTCCTGTGCAAGACTCTTGGGGTAAAAGAGATTTTCATCGGCTCCAACTACCTTTTTGGAAAAGGCAGGAGAGGGTCGCCTGAACTATTAAAGGAGCTTGGGGAAAAATGTGGTTTTGAGGTCACAATAGTTGACGAAATTAAAATCAGCAATACGCCTCTCAGCAGCTCCGGGATAAGGACCCTCGTCGCAAAAGGAAAGGTCGATGAGGCGGCGGTATTGCTGGGAAGATTATACTCTGTGGAAGGCATCGTTGTGGAAGGGGCAAAAAGAGGCAAAAGCCTCCTGAATGTGCCGACAGCAAATCTCATAACCGCCAACGAACTGCTCCCTAAAGACGGTGTATATGCTGTCATTGCGGAGATAGACGGGAAAAAATACGGAGGGGCCACCAACATAGGTTACAACCCCACCTTTGAAGAAAAGAAATTCAGCTTTGAGACGCATATCCTGAATTTCAGCGGCGAGCTTCTCGGTAAAACCATAAAGATCTACTTTGTCAAAAGAATAAGGGACGAGATGAAATTTTCCTCAGCCGATGCCCTCGCCGCGCAAATGAAAAAAGATATTGAGGACATAAGAAACATCGTTAAAAATCATATCGCCTGA
- the clpS gene encoding ATP-dependent Clp protease adapter ClpS, translated as MDEIKFDPNEGTEVKERQEVKTPSLYKVFLINDDYTTMDFVVHVLEKVFHKPPVEATQIMLHVHKNGKGLAGVYTREIAETKIETVHELAQQSNYPLKCTMEKE; from the coding sequence ATGGATGAAATTAAATTTGATCCGAATGAAGGGACCGAGGTAAAAGAGCGGCAGGAGGTAAAGACCCCCTCGCTATATAAAGTGTTCCTCATTAATGACGATTACACAACCATGGATTTTGTAGTCCATGTCCTTGAAAAGGTGTTTCACAAACCGCCTGTTGAGGCCACTCAGATAATGCTGCACGTCCATAAAAACGGAAAAGGGCTTGCCGGTGTTTACACACGCGAGATCGCCGAAACAAAGATAGAGACCGTTCACGAACTGGCACAGCAAAGTAACTACCCTTTAAAATGCACAATGGAGAAAGAATGA
- the clpA gene encoding ATP-dependent Clp protease ATP-binding subunit ClpA yields the protein MINKELELSIEATIRDAESRHHEYLTVEHVLFAVLHNDWGIDVITNCGGSVSKLKALLEDFFNKKVPKLVENSDTYPEPTIAFRRVIQTAVNHVRSAEKQETDAGDILSAIFLERDSHAVYFLESEGITRLDVLNYVSHGITKAGDKFSDENLNEPEAMPDKKQAPKNDTLKQFTVDLVQKAADGGIDPLVGRENELKRTIQVLCRRKKNNIVFVGDPGVGKTAIVEGLALKIHKEEVPDILKNAHIYSLDMGGLLAGTKYRGDFEARLKTTIKGLEAIPDAILFIDEIHTIVGAGATSGGSMDASNILKPILNSGKLRCIGASTYEEYKNYFEKDRALSRRFQKIEVHEPDVNETYQILKGLKSYYEEYHGVKYTDTALKTAAGLSAKYINDKYLPDKAIDVIDEAGALLKLSPSFKTKKTVGLYEIEDVVAKIAKIPKRNVSTSDMDKLKKLEDELKHAVFGQEEALHSLASSIKRARAGLGPQERPIGSFLFTGPTGVGKTEASKTIATVLGIQFIRFDMSEYMEKHTVSRLIGAPPGYVGFDQGGLLTDAVRKHPHSVLLLDEIEKAHPDIFSILLQVMDYATLTDNNGKKADFRNVILIMTSNAGTTEMSRGVVGFGDRTQDTRSKGKDAITRLFSTEFRNRLDSTITFNSLTPEIMKKVVDKFISELQRQLDEKKVVITVSDNAKNYLAERGYDPQLGARPLGRLMQKEIKDVLSEEVLFGNLIKGGKVLIDLEKDKITFDYQQ from the coding sequence ATGATAAACAAAGAACTGGAACTATCAATAGAGGCCACTATCAGAGATGCTGAGTCAAGACACCACGAATACCTGACCGTCGAACACGTCCTGTTCGCCGTCCTCCACAATGACTGGGGGATTGACGTTATTACCAACTGCGGTGGGAGTGTTTCAAAGCTGAAGGCCTTGCTGGAAGATTTTTTCAATAAAAAGGTCCCGAAGCTCGTCGAGAATTCCGACACGTATCCTGAACCTACAATTGCATTTAGAAGAGTGATACAGACCGCGGTCAACCATGTGAGGTCCGCGGAGAAACAGGAGACTGACGCAGGCGATATCCTCTCGGCGATTTTCCTTGAACGGGACTCTCACGCGGTGTACTTTCTTGAGTCCGAAGGGATCACGCGTCTTGACGTGCTGAATTACGTTTCTCATGGGATAACAAAAGCAGGAGATAAATTTTCAGATGAAAATCTCAATGAACCTGAAGCGATGCCTGATAAAAAACAGGCCCCAAAAAACGACACCTTAAAACAATTCACCGTGGACCTCGTTCAGAAGGCGGCTGATGGCGGCATTGACCCTCTTGTGGGCAGGGAAAACGAACTGAAGCGGACCATCCAGGTTCTCTGCAGACGGAAGAAGAATAATATAGTTTTTGTCGGAGATCCGGGGGTCGGCAAGACCGCGATCGTTGAAGGGCTGGCCCTGAAAATTCATAAAGAGGAAGTGCCGGATATCTTAAAAAACGCCCACATCTATTCCCTTGATATGGGAGGGCTGCTTGCCGGAACAAAATACCGCGGCGACTTTGAGGCCCGTCTGAAGACAACCATAAAAGGCCTTGAGGCAATACCTGACGCAATCCTCTTCATAGACGAAATACACACTATCGTCGGGGCCGGTGCGACAAGCGGCGGCTCAATGGACGCGTCAAATATCCTGAAGCCTATTTTGAATTCGGGTAAATTACGCTGCATCGGCGCCAGCACGTATGAGGAATACAAAAACTATTTCGAGAAAGACCGCGCCCTCTCAAGGCGCTTTCAGAAAATAGAGGTCCATGAGCCTGATGTCAATGAAACATACCAGATATTGAAAGGCCTGAAATCTTATTATGAAGAATATCACGGCGTGAAATACACCGACACTGCCTTGAAAACCGCGGCCGGACTTTCGGCCAAGTATATTAATGACAAATATCTCCCTGACAAGGCGATTGATGTCATTGATGAGGCAGGCGCGTTGTTAAAGCTTTCCCCTTCGTTTAAGACCAAGAAGACCGTAGGACTGTATGAGATCGAAGATGTTGTCGCCAAGATAGCGAAGATACCGAAACGCAATGTCTCGACATCGGACATGGACAAACTGAAAAAACTCGAAGACGAATTGAAACACGCGGTCTTCGGGCAGGAAGAAGCCCTGCATTCCCTTGCCTCTTCGATCAAACGCGCGCGCGCTGGACTTGGTCCGCAGGAAAGGCCCATCGGGTCTTTTCTCTTTACCGGCCCCACAGGCGTTGGAAAGACCGAGGCGTCAAAGACGATTGCCACTGTCCTCGGCATCCAGTTCATACGCTTCGACATGAGTGAATACATGGAGAAGCACACTGTCTCAAGATTGATCGGAGCGCCTCCGGGCTATGTTGGTTTTGACCAGGGAGGACTCCTGACCGACGCTGTCAGAAAACATCCTCACAGCGTGCTCCTTCTGGATGAGATCGAGAAGGCGCATCCCGACATATTCAGCATCCTCCTTCAAGTTATGGATTACGCAACATTGACCGACAACAACGGCAAGAAGGCCGACTTCCGCAACGTCATCCTCATCATGACGTCAAACGCCGGGACAACCGAAATGAGCAGGGGCGTAGTCGGTTTTGGAGACAGGACACAGGACACACGCTCAAAAGGCAAAGACGCGATAACCCGTCTGTTCAGCACGGAGTTCAGGAACCGCCTTGATTCCACTATCACATTCAATTCACTTACACCGGAGATAATGAAAAAGGTAGTGGACAAATTCATCTCTGAATTGCAGCGGCAGCTTGACGAGAAAAAGGTCGTCATAACTGTCTCTGATAATGCCAAGAACTATCTTGCGGAGCGCGGATATGACCCGCAGCTTGGCGCGCGTCCTCTCGGAAGGCTGATGCAAAAAGAGATAAAAGACGTCTTGTCCGAAGAAGTGCTTTTCGGCAACCTCATCAAAGGGGGAAAAGTTCTTATTGATTTGGAGAAAGACAAAATAACCTTTGACTACCAACAATAA
- a CDS encoding leucyl/phenylalanyl-tRNA--protein transferase has product MPIFRLSKELIFPPPHLAEDNGLLAVGGNLSEERLLLAYSMGIFPWYSEDDPILWWSPDPRLVLLTEDLKVSRSLSQTIKKGIFKVTLDTAFEQVIRNCASVHLQDKGDTWITNEMVEAYIALHHSGYAHSVESWFEGKLVGGLYGISLGSAFFGESMFAKKSDSSKVAFATLVQQLIRWNFTLIDCQVTTEHLKSFGAQDIPRSDFLMMLKSALKSPTKKGNWKLDDTGSVQQKRTLKKC; this is encoded by the coding sequence ATGCCGATCTTCAGACTTTCAAAAGAACTTATCTTCCCTCCCCCTCATCTCGCGGAAGACAACGGCCTTCTCGCAGTGGGAGGAAACTTAAGCGAAGAGCGCCTGCTACTCGCTTATTCGATGGGAATATTTCCGTGGTATTCAGAAGACGACCCCATTCTTTGGTGGTCTCCTGATCCGCGTCTCGTCCTGCTTACTGAAGATCTAAAAGTGTCCCGCAGCCTCAGTCAGACAATTAAGAAGGGCATATTTAAAGTCACCCTTGACACCGCCTTTGAACAAGTTATTAGAAATTGCGCCTCGGTCCACCTTCAGGACAAAGGCGATACCTGGATCACAAATGAAATGGTCGAGGCGTACATCGCCCTTCATCACTCAGGTTACGCGCACTCGGTTGAGAGCTGGTTTGAAGGCAAACTCGTTGGAGGGCTTTACGGGATTTCACTCGGCTCCGCATTTTTCGGGGAATCCATGTTCGCAAAGAAAAGCGACTCCTCTAAAGTCGCGTTTGCCACCCTGGTCCAGCAGCTCATCAGATGGAATTTCACACTGATCGACTGCCAGGTCACCACCGAGCATCTCAAAAGCTTCGGCGCGCAGGACATACCGCGAAGTGATTTTCTAATGATGCTGAAATCAGCCCTGAAGTCGCCGACAAAGAAAGGCAACTGGAAGCTTGACGACACCGGCAGTGTCCAGCAAAAAAGAACATTAAAGAAGTGCTGA
- a CDS encoding DUF4149 domain-containing protein, translating to MRELILAVSYWLHLVATVIWIGGITFVLFIAIPTAKQVLGADAGKLMGEISKRFTPLANYSIIFIIVTGIALTSSNKWTWVLIVKHVLVLGMVVVHFYRGLILSPRIARTESVSQKSFLQKVSLNLIKVNFCLGMAVLLLSGITAVLYR from the coding sequence ATGAGAGAGTTAATATTAGCGGTTTCTTATTGGCTACATCTTGTTGCAACAGTCATATGGATTGGAGGAATTACTTTTGTCCTTTTTATTGCAATACCGACAGCCAAGCAGGTTTTAGGTGCCGACGCTGGTAAGCTGATGGGCGAAATTTCTAAAAGATTTACTCCCTTAGCGAACTATAGCATCATTTTCATAATTGTTACAGGGATTGCATTAACAAGTTCCAACAAATGGACATGGGTTTTAATTGTAAAGCATGTATTGGTATTAGGGATGGTTGTTGTGCATTTTTATAGAGGCTTGATATTGTCTCCCAGGATTGCAAGAACGGAATCCGTTTCCCAAAAATCATTTTTACAGAAAGTATCTCTAAATTTGATCAAAGTGAATTTTTGTTTGGGGATGGCGGTGTTATTACTTAGTGGGATTACAGCAGTGCTTTACAGATGA
- a CDS encoding winged helix-turn-helix transcriptional regulator, with translation MKESAELFKLLSVDKRIEIIELLKKEPMSVNALADALGITQSAVSQHLRVLKSAGLVKDERQGYWIYYSLNRDTLEKCRERLNRICTCGCSGGHVEIKQLHKRVTKCK, from the coding sequence ATGAAAGAATCCGCAGAATTATTTAAACTGCTTTCAGTCGATAAGCGAATAGAAATTATCGAATTACTGAAAAAAGAGCCCATGAGTGTCAATGCGTTAGCTGATGCGTTGGGAATAACACAGTCAGCGGTATCTCAGCATTTGAGAGTTCTTAAAAGCGCGGGACTTGTAAAGGATGAGAGGCAGGGTTACTGGATTTATTATTCTCTAAATAGAGACACCCTCGAAAAATGCAGGGAGAGGCTTAATCGTATTTGTACTTGTGGCTGTTCAGGCGGGCACGTGGAGATAAAACAACTGCATAAAAGAGTTACCAAGTGTAAATAG